The Sulfitobacter sp. S223 genome has a window encoding:
- the hemA gene encoding 5-aminolevulinate synthase, with product MTYSEQLDQAIERLHDEGRYRTFIDIERRNGNFPHAVWTKPDGSEKDITVWCGNDYLGMGQNEVVRQAMHEAIEATGAGSGGTRNISGTTVYHKRLEAELADLHGKEAALLFTSAYIANDATLSTLPKLFPGLIIYSDALNHASMIEGVRRNGGAKRIFRHNDVAHLRELLEADDSDAPKLIAFESIYSMDGDFGPIEDICDLADEFGALTYIDEVHAVGMYGPRGAGVAERDRLMHRLDIINGTLAKAYGVMGGYIAASAKMCDAIRSYAPGFIFTTSLPPAVAAGAAASVAYLKRAPELREKHQQQAKALKLRLKGLGLPIIDHGSHIVPVIVGNPVHTKMLSDMLLDDYGIYVQPINFPTVPRGTERLRFTPSPVHGPREMDALVNAMDGLWSHCALNRAEQAG from the coding sequence ATGACCTATTCCGAACAGCTTGATCAGGCGATTGAGCGCCTGCATGACGAAGGTCGCTACCGCACCTTCATCGACATCGAGCGCCGCAATGGCAATTTTCCGCATGCCGTCTGGACCAAACCTGACGGAAGTGAAAAAGACATCACCGTCTGGTGCGGCAATGACTACCTTGGCATGGGCCAGAATGAAGTCGTGCGTCAGGCGATGCATGAAGCGATCGAGGCGACCGGCGCCGGATCGGGCGGCACGCGCAACATCTCGGGCACGACGGTCTACCACAAACGTCTTGAGGCCGAACTAGCCGATCTGCACGGTAAAGAAGCCGCACTGCTATTCACGTCGGCCTATATTGCCAATGATGCCACGCTTAGCACGCTGCCCAAGTTGTTTCCGGGGCTGATCATCTATTCGGACGCCTTGAACCACGCGAGCATGATTGAAGGTGTGCGTCGCAACGGCGGGGCAAAGCGTATCTTCCGTCACAACGATGTTGCGCACCTGCGCGAGCTGCTGGAAGCCGATGACAGCGATGCGCCCAAACTGATCGCGTTTGAATCCATCTATTCTATGGATGGTGATTTTGGCCCTATTGAAGACATTTGTGATCTGGCGGATGAATTCGGCGCGCTCACCTATATTGACGAAGTGCACGCTGTTGGCATGTACGGTCCGCGCGGGGCAGGGGTGGCCGAACGTGACCGCCTGATGCACCGTCTGGACATCATCAACGGGACGCTGGCCAAAGCCTATGGCGTCATGGGCGGTTATATCGCGGCGAGCGCGAAGATGTGCGATGCTATCCGATCCTATGCGCCGGGCTTCATCTTTACCACGTCACTTCCTCCAGCGGTCGCTGCCGGTGCTGCGGCCTCTGTCGCCTATCTCAAGCGTGCGCCAGAGCTGCGCGAAAAGCATCAGCAACAGGCAAAAGCACTGAAGTTGCGGCTTAAGGGATTAGGTCTGCCGATTATTGATCACGGCAGTCACATCGTGCCGGTAATTGTTGGCAACCCAGTTCACACCAAGATGCTGTCCGATATGTTGCTGGATGATTACGGCATATACGTTCAGCCGATCAATTTTCCCACAGTGCCTCGTGGAACCGAACGGTTGCGTTTTACCCCATCCCCCGTCCACGGCCCCCGCGAAATGGACGCTTTGGTGAACGCGATGGACGGTTTGTGGTCGCATTGTGCGCTGAATCGTGCCGAACAGGCGGGATAA
- the ispG gene encoding flavodoxin-dependent (E)-4-hydroxy-3-methylbut-2-enyl-diphosphate synthase, with amino-acid sequence MSLNHIRPWRNIYRRKSRQIMVGNVPVGGDAPITVQTMTNTLTTDARATIAQIQASADAGADIVRVSVPDVESSKALKEIVRESPVPIVADIHFHYKRGIEAAEAGAACLRINPGNIGDEKRVKEVIKAARDNNCSIRIGVNAGSLEKHLLDKYGEPCPDAMVESGLDHIKILQDNDFHEFKISCKASDVFMAAAAYQQLAEATDAPIHLGITEAGGLTSGTIKSAIGLGNLLWMGIGDTIRVSLSADPVEEVKVGYEILKSLGLRHRGVNIISCPSCARQGFDVIKTVEALEKRLEHIKTPMSLSIIGCVVNGPGEALMTDVGFTGGGAGSGMVYLAGKQSHKLDNGQMIDHIVEQVEARAAKIEEETAAEEA; translated from the coding sequence ATGTCGCTGAACCATATTCGTCCTTGGCGCAACATTTACCGCCGCAAATCGCGTCAGATCATGGTGGGGAACGTGCCCGTGGGGGGCGATGCGCCGATCACAGTGCAAACGATGACAAACACCCTGACCACCGATGCCCGCGCGACAATTGCCCAAATTCAGGCTTCGGCAGATGCCGGTGCTGATATCGTGCGCGTGTCTGTGCCCGACGTCGAAAGCTCTAAGGCGCTGAAAGAGATCGTGCGCGAAAGCCCGGTACCCATCGTTGCGGATATCCACTTTCATTATAAGCGCGGGATCGAAGCGGCAGAGGCAGGTGCTGCGTGTCTACGTATCAATCCGGGCAACATCGGCGACGAAAAGCGCGTCAAAGAGGTGATTAAAGCCGCGCGCGACAACAATTGTTCGATCCGCATCGGCGTGAATGCCGGCAGCCTTGAGAAACACCTTCTCGATAAATATGGTGAGCCGTGCCCGGATGCGATGGTCGAAAGCGGGCTGGACCATATCAAAATCCTGCAAGACAACGATTTTCACGAATTCAAGATCAGTTGCAAAGCCTCGGATGTGTTCATGGCCGCCGCCGCCTACCAACAATTGGCAGAAGCCACGGACGCGCCCATTCACCTCGGGATAACCGAGGCGGGAGGGCTGACATCTGGCACCATCAAATCTGCGATTGGCCTTGGTAACCTGCTGTGGATGGGTATCGGCGATACGATCCGCGTTTCACTGTCCGCTGATCCGGTTGAAGAGGTGAAAGTGGGCTATGAGATACTCAAATCGCTTGGCCTGCGCCACCGCGGTGTGAACATTATCTCCTGTCCGTCCTGCGCACGGCAAGGTTTTGACGTGATCAAAACGGTTGAGGCGCTTGAGAAACGGCTGGAGCATATCAAGACACCGATGAGCCTGAGCATCATTGGCTGTGTGGTGAACGGCCCCGGTGAGGCGTTGATGACAGATGTTGGCTTTACCGGCGGCGGGGCAGGTTCCGGCATGGTCTATCTGGCCGGCAAGCAAAGCCATAAGCTCGATAATGGGCAGATGATCGATCACATCGTCGAACAGGTCGAAGCCCGGGCAGCCAAGATCGAAGAAGAGACGGCAGCCGAAGAGGCCTAG
- a CDS encoding helix-turn-helix domain-containing protein, with amino-acid sequence MIGRWASRNVEQEAEKQSGFDAFELRLGDLMRGERATLGKSLLDVQRELRIKASYIAAIENADPDAFDTPGFIAGYVRSYARYLGMDPDQAFAAFCTESGFSVAHGMSAEASVVRKPTREERLNRQQSEHDIFSRPVMPFAPGGNSFMSRIEPAAIGSMLVLMALIGAIGFGGWTVLKEVQRVQVSPVDQTPVVLSDLDPLQANENLETAMVDGVATPTALQDAPRVEALDRLYRPAALDVPVLVARDAPIASLDPRTSGLFETASAPVAPAGDEGLIASGVDTALVEALGAQTAPTGLSVPQVLEGPAPAVQVVATGETWVRVTGADGTNIFETVMQKGDTFDVPSLEEAPSLRTGQSGAVYFVMNGEFFGPVGRRGSVTSNVPLQQQALAELYEPAQPGQDSALETLVAELRAAATPPAADQ; translated from the coding sequence ATGATCGGGCGTTGGGCCTCCAGGAATGTTGAGCAAGAGGCGGAAAAGCAGTCTGGCTTTGACGCTTTTGAACTGCGTCTTGGTGATCTCATGCGCGGCGAGCGTGCAACGCTAGGCAAATCCCTTCTTGATGTTCAACGCGAATTGCGGATCAAAGCATCCTATATCGCTGCCATCGAAAACGCCGATCCAGATGCGTTTGACACCCCCGGTTTTATTGCAGGTTATGTACGCTCTTATGCGCGCTATCTTGGCATGGACCCCGACCAGGCATTTGCAGCCTTCTGCACCGAAAGCGGTTTCAGCGTGGCGCACGGCATGTCTGCCGAAGCCTCGGTTGTGCGTAAACCTACCCGCGAAGAGCGCCTGAACCGTCAGCAGTCCGAGCATGATATCTTTTCACGGCCGGTTATGCCTTTTGCGCCCGGCGGCAATTCTTTCATGTCGCGTATCGAACCGGCTGCAATCGGATCCATGCTGGTATTGATGGCGCTGATTGGTGCCATCGGTTTTGGCGGCTGGACAGTTCTGAAAGAAGTCCAGCGCGTACAGGTTTCGCCTGTAGACCAAACGCCGGTTGTTTTGTCCGATCTTGATCCGTTGCAAGCCAACGAAAACCTCGAAACTGCGATGGTTGACGGTGTCGCTACGCCGACTGCCTTGCAGGACGCCCCCCGTGTTGAGGCGCTTGACCGCCTGTATCGTCCGGCCGCACTTGATGTGCCGGTACTGGTGGCGCGTGATGCCCCGATCGCGTCCCTTGACCCGCGTACGAGCGGGTTGTTCGAAACAGCCTCCGCACCTGTGGCTCCCGCGGGCGATGAAGGTTTGATTGCTAGTGGTGTTGACACGGCTCTGGTCGAAGCACTTGGCGCGCAAACGGCACCAACCGGTCTGAGCGTTCCTCAGGTTCTGGAAGGTCCTGCACCTGCTGTGCAGGTTGTGGCAACAGGCGAGACATGGGTGCGTGTGACTGGTGCTGACGGAACCAACATCTTTGAGACGGTCATGCAGAAGGGCGACACATTTGATGTGCCATCCCTCGAAGAGGCGCCTTCGCTGCGCACAGGTCAAAGTGGCGCGGTCTATTTCGTGATGAACGGTGAATTTTTCGGCCCCGTAGGCCGACGTGGCAGCGTTACATCCAATGTGCCATTGCAGCAGCAGGCCTTGGCTGAGCTTTATGAGCCGGCACAGCCCGGTCAGGACAGCGCGTTGGAAACACTGGTTGCCGAATTGCGCGCGGCAGCGACACCCCCTGCTGCAGATCAATAA